CCGTTGGTGACTACGTTTAACCTTACCCCTCACTTCTCCCCTCTGACCTTGGCTCCCAAGGCATCGGTAAGACGTTTCAAGGCCGGCGAATGATCGTCGGGATCAAGATGCACGTCGATGATGCTCGGCGCATCGGTGCGTTCCATGGCAGCCTTGAGGGCCTGATCGAAGTCCTGTTCGGTGTAGACCTCGAAACCTTGTCCGGCGCCGACCACCTCCGGCAAGCGATGATAATCCCAGGCCGGAATGTCGTTGAAGCCGCCATCGGTCATGGGGCGTTCGGTACCGTAACCGTTGTTGTTGAGCACCACGACGATGGGCGACAGGCCGAAACGGGCGGCGGTGGAGATTTCCATGCCGGTCATCTGGAAAGCGCCGTCACCGACCAGCACCAGGGGACGCAGGTCGGGACGCGCCAATTGGGCGCCGATGGCGCCGGGCACGGCAAATCCCATGGAGGTGTAATAAGCCGGAGAGAGAAAGGCGGCCGGGTGGCGTATGGTCAGATCGGCGGCAGCGAACATCGCTTCACCGGGATCGGCCAGCAGCACGATGTGGCGGTCGATAAAGATTTCCAGGTATTCGAACAGACGGGCAATGGTGATGGGCTTAGCCTGCGCCTCAAATACCGACGATGCCGGTGATGGTTGGTCAGCGGTCAGGGCCCTTTGGGGCAAATCCTGGGCAAGCAAGCCGGACAAGAAATCGACCAGAAACACCTTGGAATACTGATGGAAGGCGATGGAACTGCCGTCGCTGGAAGATGAGACCGTCAGAGCCTGATCGAGGTCGGCGGTGAAGATCCCCAGGTTGACGTCGGTCATGAAAGCACCGAGCATCACCAGACAATCGCTCTGTTCCACAACCTGGCGGACCTGCTCCTTGCCGACGGCCCCTTCGTAGACCCCGACAAACAGAGGATGGTCCTCGGACAGGGTCGATTTGCTCAAGGGGGTGGTGGCAAAGGGGATACCGGTGGCCTCCACCAGCTGCATGAAGGGCTTCTGCAGACCGAAGCGTTGAATCTCGATGCCGGCAACCAGGACCGGATGCCGGGCCTGCCCGAGGCGCTGCACCGTTTCGGCCAGCGCTTCGCGCAGGGCGTCAGGATCGCTCCCTGTCGCCGGGGGCAGAGGGTTGCGCGTGCAGCTGCATACCGTGCCGGTCAGGTCGCGAGGCAGTTCGATATAGACCGGCCGCTTGTGGCGCACCGCAGCGGCCAGCACCCGATCGATCTCGCAGCAGGCGTTCTCGACATCGATCAGATCGGTGGCGGCCACGGTCAAATGCCGGAAAATGTTGAGCTGGGTATCGAAATCGCGTACCTTGTGGTGCAACAGGGGATTCTGGTGACGCTCGTTCAGACCCGGAGCACCGCTGATCACCACCAGCGGCGATTTCTCGGCAAAAGCCTGGGCGGTGGTGTTGGCGATCTTGAGCCCGCCGACGCAGTAAGTGACGCAGACTACGCCGAGACCGCGCAGCCGGGCATAGGCATCGGCGGCGAAACCGGCACCCTGCTCATCGCAGGTGTTGACCACCTTCAGGGGGCTGTTTTCGAGTTGCTGGTAAAACTGCAGCACGTAATCGCCCGGCACGCCGAAGACGTGTTCCACACCGTAGTCGGCCAAGCGACGGATGAGGTATTCACTAACCGTTGTCGGTTGTTTCATAAAACCTCCTCGCAAGAAGGATCGCTTATCTTTTTCCTTTCCCTATCGTAGCAGATCCTGCGCCTGCAGCGCACATCGCGCCATGGATGCCTCCAGGACTTTCGCCTGTCGCGCCGCCATGGCTTTGTCCAGCCCCTTCGGCAGTTGGATCGGCTCACCGATCACCAGCCCGACCCGGGTAAACGGCAGGGGCAGCAGCATGCGGTCCCAGCGGCGGTTAAGTCGCCAGGCGCGGCGGGCCGCCACCCCGACCAGTTGCACGGAAAACCCGAAATGCGCGGCGAGGGTGATCAGCGGCGGTTTGATGCGCCCCCCGGGGCCCAACGGTCCGTCGGCGGCGGTGCCCCAGGCGACATGCTCATGACGGGCTTTGCGCAGTGCTGCCAGAAAACGCCGGCCATGCTCATCGGGCAGTTCCAGGGTGGCATATCCGAACCGTCGGCTGATCTGGGCAATGACCTGGCCGCGCAAAGAGCTGTTGGTGAGGATGCAGGCCGGACGCCCACGCAGCAGAGCGAACAGCGGCACATAGGAGCCGTGCCAGAACAGCACCAGGGTCGGCTGGCCGCCGGCGATGCACTCATCGAGATATTCCACACCGGCAAACCGTTTGCGCCACGACAGGCACCACAAGCGCAGCAGCCAGGCGCCGATGGCCCCGAGTACGCGGGCCCGCCGTGAGCCGGGTTCGGAGTGCATGGAACTCATTCGCTGGTTTCCCTTGGCTGCAGACCGGTTTCCGTACGCAGCGCCTCCGCCAGCGCGTGGGTGATATTGTGCAGAATTTTCCATTCCTCTTCCATGCGATTGCGGGCTGCCGTCCAGCGTTTGTGATGCGGCGATATTTTGCCGTGCCCGACAATCAGATGCGCATACAAAGCCAGCATGCGATCCGCGCTGCGGGACATACTGAAGTCCCGGGCGGTATCCAGGGCCCCGTCTTGCAGGCGTTGTCGATCTGCCCGGGACAACGCCAACATGCCGTTCAGGGCGGCCACGAAAAGCTCACTGTCCTCCTTGGCCAGCAGGTAACCATTGTATCCGTCCCGCACGATATCGCGCACCCCCGGAGCCGACACGGCGATCACCGGTGTGCCGGCCGTCATGGCCTCCGCCAGCACCATGCCCTGGGTTTCGCTTTGGGACGCGAACACAAACGTATCCATGGCCCGGTATGCAGCGGCCAGTACGGCACGATCCAGCAATCCAACCAGATGTAGACGCTCGGTCAGTTGTTTTTCGCGGAAAATGTCCTGCACCTCTTGCCGCGCCGGGCCTTCGCCAACCATCAAAAACCTCACCTGCGAATGCTGCTGCATAAAAGCCGCCACCGAGCGGGCCAGAAAGCCGAGGTTTTTCTCCGGCGACAAACGGCCGAGATAGCCGACCAGAAAAGTCTCTGCAGGAACGCCGATCTTTTCGCGGAAGGCCGCTCCATCCGCCCCCTCATACGGCTGCGGGTCGATGCCGGTCGGGATAACCTCGATAGGGCGCTGCACCCCCCTGCGCCGTAAACAGTCGGCCAGGGTGGTGCTGGGTGCCACCACGGCATCGCACAGATTGCAATAACCGACCGCCAGTTCAATGGCAAAGCGCCGCACCCGCTCGGAGTCGATGGGCAGGTAGTGGGTATAACGCTCGTACATGGTGTGATGGGTAAACAGCATCGGCAGTTGCCGCTGTGCCGCCGTTCGCAGCGCCGTATGGCCCAGCAGAAAGGGGTGATGGGAATGGACGATGTCGGGGGCGAATTCATCCAGAGTGCGATGCAGTCCGACCGGCGCCGGCAACGGCACGGAAAAGTCGCTGTGATGGAAGTGCTCGATAGCGGGAAAACGCAGCACATCAGGTTCGTGGGCCGGCACGCCGTCAAAGTGCGGCGCAATGACCAGTACCCGGTGGCCCCTTTGGCGGAAGGCATCGCAATAACTCTGAACGCTGCGCGCCACGCCGCCGACATGCGGGGTGAAGGTGTTGGTGACCATCAGGATGTTCATGGTTTACCTCGAGCCATCGTTTGAGAGGGATGAGATTTTTCATGAATCGCTTGGTGGTTTTAATTTTAACCGCTTTAGCGCCGCTGGCCAGTCCTTGAATCTCCACCGCCATAATTAAGACGGCTGTTTTCTGCCGACAACATCTGAGAGGCAGTGCGCGCTACGCTAGCAAACCATGCCGCCTTGCAACGGATGGTATGATCCAAATTATATAAATCACCGCTGCCCCGGTTGCAATTTCACAGATTTCGGTTAAACCATTGAATGGACAACGTCATTTCATCCAACGCAGATCATTCAGAGGTGAATATGTACTATATCAGTATGTGCGTAACCCCCCACTGGCAACAATCCAATTGCCAAAAAGTCAAAAAAGCCCTGGCTCAGTTCTGGGTGGATGCAAAAGACTCCGTAAAGGCATGCCGGAAGGCCATCAACTTTTCGGAACAACATCAATTTGAAGTGCATTCGATCAAACAAATCCCCACTGCGCTCAGCGAGGAAGACGATACGCATGATGCCATCGGATTTGTGCACTCCCAAATAGCGCAGGAACAAGGGATTTCCATGTGTCTGACCAATTGGGATATGTGAGAACCACAACATCCGGAGTCTGGAATCTACCAACCTTTTGCACACCCTTCCCATGAAATCGATAGGATAAAGCCCTCTGGTCTCACCTCTGGAGGGCTTTAGTTTATGTCCCCAACGCAGATACAACCTCCCCGGTGTTCCCCACAGGGAAATCCCGTAAAAAGGTCAGGCAAGACTTGAATCCCCCGGCACAATTCGAGTAGAGTGCAGCCAACTGCACTGTTACGGCTTCGTCTGCCTTTTGAGGCAGCCACAAGCCGTCGGCCTTATGTTAGAATGCTACCCTGCAACAGGAATCCAGCATGACGAGTACTCCGAAAATTAATGCCGATCATGGCGAACAAGGCATAGACATCCCCTACGAACAGCTCAACCCGGATACCCTGCGGCGCATGATCGAGGAGTTTGTAACGAGGGATGGCTCAAATTGGGCGGAAGCCGGCTGCACGCTTGAAGACAAAGTCAAACAGGTGCTCGCACAACTGAAAGCAAGGAAGGTCAAAGTGGTTTTTGATCTGACCTCGCAAACGGCCAATCTGGTGCCCTGCCCCTGAAACTATCGAGGTTCTTGTGAAAAACAATCTTATACGGCTTGCCGAGTTCATCCAGGAAGGTTTCCCCGAAGATCTCGTAGCCATCTTCAAATCCAGCGAGCAAGAAGACCGCGACGAGCGACTCGCCCTGATTGGCAAAGCCATAAACGTCCATCGGGAGCGCGCCGAAACCCTGTGGCTGCAGGCTGGCAAAAAACGCACCCCCGAAGAACGATACGTCACTGCGCAGGCCGAACTGGCCTCCTTTGTTTTTGCCTACCTGACCGGCGATGCCAAGGAATACGCAGACAGCGCCATCGAAGCGATGCATGCCCTGGGGCGCCAAAGCGAAGAAGATCTGGTGACCAAACTCTGTCGGCGATAGAGCCCTGCGCACCGATCGCGCCCGCGAGAAAAAAACAATCCGTAGATCCCTTAGGGATTGAGCAGAATACGTGACCAGGTAACCCCCTACCCATCGGGTGAGAATGTGAATCCATCGCCGCAACTGTACTTACTCGACGGCTCCAGTTACATCTACCGGGCCTTCTACGGCATCCGCGATGTCGCCACCGCTGACGGCATGCCCACCAATGCCGTCTTCGGTTTCACCAGGATGCTGCTGAACCTGCTGCAGGAGCACAGTCCCGATTATCTGGCCGTGGTATTCGATCGCCCCAGGGAGGAGACCTTCCGCCGGGAAATTTATTCGGAATACAAGGCCCATCGGGATGCCATGCCCGACGAACTGGCACCGCAGATCCCTTACATCCGGCAGATCCTGCAAGCCCTCAACATCCCCGCTCTGGAAGCCCCCGGATTTGAGGCCGATGATGTCATTGCCACCCTGGGCCGCCGCCATGCCGCCGATGGCCTCCAGGTCACGGTGGTCACCGGCGACAAGGATCTGATGCAGATCGTCGGCGACCGTATCGAACTGCTCGACACCATGAAGGATACGCGCTCCGGTGCGCAACAGGTGTTTGAGCGCTTCGGCGTCCCCCCGGAACTGGTAGCCGATGTCCTGGGACTGGCCGGCGACACCTCGGACAATATCCCCGGTGTGCCCGGGGTCGGTGAGAAGACCGCCTCCGAGCTGGTACAACGGTTCGGCTCTCTGGAAGGCGTCCTCAAATGGACCAGTCTGGTCAACGGCAAGAAACGCCGCAGCAATTTGGAAACCTATGCCGAGCAAGCCCGACTCTCCAAAACCCTGGCCACCCTGCGGGACGATGTCCCCCTGGAGATATCTCTGGCCGACCTGCAACGGCGCAAACCGAACCTTGCGGAGCTGATTCCCCTGTTGCGTGAACTGGAATTCGAGGCTCTGGAGATCGCCTTCACCCCGCCGCCGCCGAACGTGGTTGAAATCTACAGCGATGGTTCGGGGCGGGACTCTGGCCCCGGAGGCTATGGTGTGATTCTGCGTTATGGGGAACACGAAAAGGAGTTGAGCGGATTTGAACCTGCCGCCACCTCGCAACGCATGGAACTGCTGGCGGCGATCCGTGGACTGGAGGCCCTGAATAAACCGCAGAAGGTGCGGGTATTCAGCGATTCCCAGTACCTGGTGCGAGGCATGAGCCAGTGGATGCACGGATGGATTCGTGATGACCGCCTCGAGACTCCGGGCGCCCTTGCCAACCAGGATCTCTGGCAGCAGCTGCTGGCTCTGTCCAAGCAGCATGAGGTCAGCTGGGAATGGGTGCGGGGCCACGCCGGCCATCCCTTCAATGAACGGTGCGACAAGCTGGCAAAACAGGCGGTGGAAGAGGGCCTGCAAAAGACGGCAGAGGTTTCGCAACCCGAGGCGATGGCAACAGAAGAGCTGCCCCGACCAGTACAGCCGAAACCCGCCAAACGGGCTGCGGCTCCGACCAGAGAGGATACAGAATTCGATGTCGAGGAAGACGGTCAGCTGCGGCTGTGTTAAAGGAGAGCGGCTATGAAAATACGGAAATTGACGGAAGAAAACCGCGCCAAGGTCTACGCCCTGTTACGGCGGGCCTTTCCCCGTAGCACATACGAAGCCGATCTGGTTGAGGCTTTCCATAAGAACGCCACCCCGATCCACGAATGGGTATGCATCCATACCAACAAGGTTATCGCCTACATCGCCTTTTCTCACGCCTATCACGGCAACGAGATTTGCGGATTGCACCTGGCACCCATGGCCGTCGCCCCCGAATTTCAAAAACAGGGCGTCGGCTCGGAACTGCTCAAATTTGCGTTAAGACAGGCAGCGATCAAAAGCCAGCCCCTGTTTGTGTTGGGCGAGCCCCGTTTCTATAAACGCTTCGGCTTTGAGCCCTGCAGTACGCCCATATGCCCTTTCGATAAAAACAACGCCCACTTCCTGAGCCTGCATGACACGACCGCCGAAAAATTCATGATCGGCTATGAAGCGGAGTTTAAAACCACCGGCAAACCATCCAAGGCCGGGGGAAAAAAGCGGCGTTGAATCGCCCCCCTCCGGAGTAACTCAATCGGTTCACCTAACGTGTTGGCCGAAATGTAAAAAAAGAGCCTTCCTTGTTCTCTGGAGAGGCTCTTTTCTGTGCGCTAGTCACTGGTTCTAACCTTTATGGTTTGCTTGGTTTCATTGAGGCCGGGAGCGAATCTATTGCCCCTCTATGGTGACTGATAAATCCCAGATAATCTGATAATCAATTTGGGGCAAGATATAAGACGACCCAACCTAGTGGAAGCAGGTTGGGTCATCCGATGTTTTAGTAATCGTGGCAATCGGGTAGGAGGCGGGATTACCCCCGCCGTCCTCCCACACCACCGTGCGTACGGTTCCGTACACGGCGATTCCTGTTCGTCGAGCCGGAAGTTTGCCTGCGGCTTCCTTCAGATTCCACCTCGCGGTGGACACCCTTGCCGTCCAGCTAACGGTTCCCGTCATCAGGGTCCGTAGGGGACTTGCACCCCCAAGTCATTCGGCTGCCACCACAGCAGCCGAAACAGCGCCGGTCAAGGCGCTACGCGCCATGCCTGGCGCACAATAGGAAAGGCCCGCCGATTCGCTGGGCGAGCCTTTCGCGCCTGACAAGTAGTTTATTCCGAAACGTATCCCCCCTAACGAGGTGCCTTGGTAAACTTCAGTGCGGCAATTTCCCCCTGTCGTGCATAATCCACAGCTTCGCCCAGAATACGTGCCGCCTCTTGCGGCGCGTGGAATCCCATGGAGTTTTCGGCTGCAATGTAGTCGATCCGCCATTGAGCTTTTCTCTGGAGTTCCAAAGACGGTTGCAATTGTTCTTCCGTAGCTCCCGCCTTTTTCGCCTGTGCGATGGCATCCAGTTGGCCCATCAGTGCCTGGCCGGCCCGTTGCAGCAGATTGAAATTGCGTTCCTGAATGGCGTCCACACGCTCCTTCAATTCCTCCTCGGGGAAATGATGACAGGTCTGGCATGATCGATTGACATTCAGCAAGGGACTGCGCACCCAGTGGTCGGAAATCTTGGTGGCGCCATCCCTCATGTAGGGCATATGGCAATCCGCGCAGGTCACACCGCTGCGCGCATGAATCCCTTGGCTCCACAGTTCATATTCGGGGTGTTGCGCTTTTAGAATCTCGGCGCCGGATTCCTTGTGCTTGTAGTCGAAGAAGCGGCCTCCGTCCGCGAATTTCGTCTCATCCCAGGTCTTCTCGAGGTCCTCCATCTTCAGCCCGTTGCCCCAGGGGAAGGTCAGCGGCATCTTGTTGGCGCAATAATACTCAACATGGCATTGACCACAAACGAAACCGCGCAGCTCGTTTCGGCTGGCGTCCTTGTTGGGGTCGTACTTCTCTTTTCGGTCTCCGGTGCGCCACCGCTCGATAGACGGCAAATGAGGCACAGGGGCATCACCCTCTGCCAGCGACTGGATACCACGAATGAAACCGGGGCGGGTCACCCGTAGCTGCATACTTTCCGGAGAATGGCAGTCCACGCAGGAAACCGAATGCGCATGCCCCATGTCGTGAAGCATTTTATTGGTCTCCTGATAACTCATGGCAAAGGTCTTTTCGAATCCTTTATCAGCATCGCCATCGCCCAGTTTTCGATACAGGGGCATCACCGATGCATGGCAGTGTATGCACGAACCCGATTGGGGCTTGGTCTGACGCTTGGTGGTCTCCTGATCCTCAAGCATGTAGGCATGTCCACGGCGGTCTCGGTAATCGATGGAAAAGGCATAGCCTAGGAACATGCGCTTCAACCAGGGATCGCGCTCAATCTTTTCCTCCGGCAGGGCTTCAGAGCCGCCATGACCGCCAAAACGCGTCCGTGTCGCCTCAGCGGTGCGTAAATAGGCATCGTATTGCTTGGGCCAGTTTTTGCCCCACTCTGCAGGATCGGTGGTATCTTCATCCACTTCGACAAGGCGCACGTACGGTTTCAGCGCCTCGGCTTTGCGCTCGAAAATATTCATGAGCAAGCCGGCAATCAGAACGGCGGCCACTGCCGCTATGACAGCGACACTGATAACCACGATCTGAAATTTTGTCTTGTCTTTCTGTGATTCCATATCAAGGCTCCTTCCGGACTCCCGTTGTCATGAACTCTTCCGGCGTCATTGCACCGCCCAGCCCCACCGTCTCACCGTGCCCGACATCCGCATGGCACTTAACACAACGCACAGCATCCTTATCGCTCGTCGCGCCTGCCAGCATTTCCGATACAATATCTCCGTGGCATCTCAGACAGTTTTCCTGAAGAATATGGCTGTTGCCTTCTTTGATAAGAATAGGCTCGTGAAAGTCCTGGAACGTAAACCCTTTGGAATGATGGTAACCGTTCGAGGCTTTGGCCATATATTTTGCGAAAAAATCGACAGGGAGGTGACAATCCACGCAAGTAGCCGCCCCGTGATGGCTGGCTTTTTGCCATGAGTCATAGTGAGATTTCATGATGTGGCAATTCGCACAGGCCGTCGGGTCCGTACTGAAGTAGGAGAGCCCTTCTGCATACATGAAAGTGTACGCACCAAGGCCTGCCAGTGCGCCAAGCAAGGCAGTCGCTACGCCCAACCAGCGATGGAATTTGGTTTTGAATACCGCCATCCTCTAACCTGTAATCTCTTTGGGGATTTGATTATTTCCCCGATTCAGGAAGTGCCGCTTGGCAACCTCGTTACACAAGAATGGGGGGGCTGGTAATAGGACAAACTGTTCATTGCGGGATTCGCGTCACGATCCCGGGAAAACAAACAACAGCAGGCCTACACATCCATTTTCGAACACTTACCACCCCCCTCATTAGGTGGTCAACGGAAAATGTTCCCTTTTACTGACAAACATCAAAAAATTTAAGCAGCAACCCATGAGTTCACTATCTCAGAGGCAGCGATGATTTAAGTGTCGTTGCCAGAATCAACCGCTCGTCATTCTATTCTCGCCAATAATTGTTAGCAGCGGCTACGGTTTGAAAGTGTATCGCTATTACTTGTGAGCAAGCAATTAATGAGTCTGCGTCCCTGGAATAGACTTCACGGAGCATAAACAAAACCTCTTTGTCCGGCTGTGTTGTTTTGACTCCTTTTCTTGCCAAGCTAACAGCAAGTTGAAAACCTTCTTCTGGTGTTTTTGTGATCAAGGAAAGAGGCGGCTTTTCCTTCATCATTTCTGCCATACCTTTTTCTGTTGCGGCACACGCGGAAGTAACTACCAGGAATTGAAGCATTAGAACGGATACGATAATTGATTTGATTTTCATCTGCCTTTCTCCTTTCACCTCGGTTTGATAATGTCGGCTCTTTTCCACAACTCATGCATACTTGAGCTGTGGAGAATTTACTACGGCGTACACGGTTCTTCTACCCTAGCTGAGCCCCCTCTTGGGCGTGTCTAACTATCACCCCCCCCCTCCAAAAGACATGATCAGTCCCGACTAGGCCATTAATTCCTTTTCAGATAACGATAGCAGTTCAGGGAATGCAATCAAGGCGAGCTGGATATAAATGCACGATTGGAGAGTGTTTTGAATGGAAGCGTCCGACTGGAGACAGGTCCCTGTAGTCAAGTCCTTTACTCCGCCTGCGTAAATTTATCGAAAATTGAGCTTTATCAATATCTGCTGCATGAAAATTCGATAGAGTCGAAGCCATTGAAGGCCTGTTTGTCAGAAATGTTTCCGGGTGAACTCTGTATTGAAAGGAACGGATAATGGAAATCGTCGAAGCAAAAACGGCTGACCTCACAGCCAATCCCCACCAAGTCAATGCCAGCAAGCTGCATGACTCGGAACATGCCCAGATCATACATATCGTTCTCGAACCGGGTGAATCACTGAAGAAACATATCACCCCCGTGGATGTGATTTTTTACGTGCTCGAAGGCCAGGGGATCGTCGAAATCGGCGAAGAGAAGCAACAGGTTGGGCCCGACACCCTGATCAATAGCCCGGCGAAAATACCCCACTGCTGGTACAACGAAAGTTCCGCCGTACTCAGGTTTCTGGTGGTCAAAGTGCCACGCCCGACGGAGGCCACGAAGCTGCTATGAGCAGGTTTAAGCCCGCAGGAAGGCTTTTTTTTTGGAGGGAAATTCCATGAGCATCGCACCTAATACCAAAGTTCGCATGTTCGGCTCATTGCACACCATCCGGCGCCGGCGAGGCCAGGAACCATTTGCAGAACTGTATATTCCGGCAGAGGGTTGTACGGGGCTCGATTTGGCGAAGGAACTGGATCTGCCGCTGGATAAAATCGAAGGGGTTTTCATAAACAATTTTGCCCGCTCCCTCGAAGAACTCATCCAGCCTGGCGACAGAGTGGCTTTCATTTCCACTGGCGTACCGGGACCGCACCGCTATTCCCTCAGTACCCACAGCGTCTTTAAATGCTCCGGGGAATAGCTGTAAGGAGAGGTCTGGCAAGCCTCTACGATTTTATTCTTCTGGATAGATTGGACTTGCTTTCAGCTATCTGTATGTTAAAAATAATATGTCGGCAATTAAGTTTGCGAAAATATTGCTTTTAGAGCGATATGGAGACTTCACGTCACAGGAGGCACCATGCACTTTCCCGTTACAAATATCGTAACTTGGGTAGGAAAAACCGACTGGGAACTGCGCAAGTTTCACGGAGAAGAATACTCCACCCATCGGGGCAGCACCTATAATTCCTACCTGGTTCAGGATCAAAAAACGGCCCTTATCGATACTGTCTGGGCGCCTTTCGCCAAAAGCTATATTGAAGAATTGTTCCAAAAGGTTTCCCCCGAGGAGATTGATTTCGTTATAGCGAATCATGCGGAGATCGATCACAGCGGCGCTCTGCCCGAGTTGATGCGGCATCTTCCCGGAAAGCCTATCTACTGTACCGCCAACGGGGTCAAGTCGCTGAAGGGGCACTATCATGCCGACTG
This DNA window, taken from Syntrophotalea carbinolica DSM 2380, encodes the following:
- a CDS encoding alpha-keto acid decarboxylase family protein; amino-acid sequence: MKQPTTVSEYLIRRLADYGVEHVFGVPGDYVLQFYQQLENSPLKVVNTCDEQGAGFAADAYARLRGLGVVCVTYCVGGLKIANTTAQAFAEKSPLVVISGAPGLNERHQNPLLHHKVRDFDTQLNIFRHLTVAATDLIDVENACCEIDRVLAAAVRHKRPVYIELPRDLTGTVCSCTRNPLPPATGSDPDALREALAETVQRLGQARHPVLVAGIEIQRFGLQKPFMQLVEATGIPFATTPLSKSTLSEDHPLFVGVYEGAVGKEQVRQVVEQSDCLVMLGAFMTDVNLGIFTADLDQALTVSSSSDGSSIAFHQYSKVFLVDFLSGLLAQDLPQRALTADQPSPASSVFEAQAKPITIARLFEYLEIFIDRHIVLLADPGEAMFAAADLTIRHPAAFLSPAYYTSMGFAVPGAIGAQLARPDLRPLVLVGDGAFQMTGMEISTAARFGLSPIVVVLNNNGYGTERPMTDGGFNDIPAWDYHRLPEVVGAGQGFEVYTEQDFDQALKAAMERTDAPSIIDVHLDPDDHSPALKRLTDALGAKVRGEK
- a CDS encoding lysophospholipid acyltransferase family protein, which encodes MSSMHSEPGSRRARVLGAIGAWLLRLWCLSWRKRFAGVEYLDECIAGGQPTLVLFWHGSYVPLFALLRGRPACILTNSSLRGQVIAQISRRFGYATLELPDEHGRRFLAALRKARHEHVAWGTAADGPLGPGGRIKPPLITLAAHFGFSVQLVGVAARRAWRLNRRWDRMLLPLPFTRVGLVIGEPIQLPKGLDKAMAARQAKVLEASMARCALQAQDLLR
- a CDS encoding glycosyltransferase; the protein is MNILMVTNTFTPHVGGVARSVQSYCDAFRQRGHRVLVIAPHFDGVPAHEPDVLRFPAIEHFHHSDFSVPLPAPVGLHRTLDEFAPDIVHSHHPFLLGHTALRTAAQRQLPMLFTHHTMYERYTHYLPIDSERVRRFAIELAVGYCNLCDAVVAPSTTLADCLRRRGVQRPIEVIPTGIDPQPYEGADGAAFREKIGVPAETFLVGYLGRLSPEKNLGFLARSVAAFMQQHSQVRFLMVGEGPARQEVQDIFREKQLTERLHLVGLLDRAVLAAAYRAMDTFVFASQSETQGMVLAEAMTAGTPVIAVSAPGVRDIVRDGYNGYLLAKEDSELFVAALNGMLALSRADRQRLQDGALDTARDFSMSRSADRMLALYAHLIVGHGKISPHHKRWTAARNRMEEEWKILHNITHALAEALRTETGLQPRETSE
- a CDS encoding YheU family protein, which encodes MTSTPKINADHGEQGIDIPYEQLNPDTLRRMIEEFVTRDGSNWAEAGCTLEDKVKQVLAQLKARKVKVVFDLTSQTANLVPCP
- the rnhA gene encoding ribonuclease HI; amino-acid sequence: MNPSPQLYLLDGSSYIYRAFYGIRDVATADGMPTNAVFGFTRMLLNLLQEHSPDYLAVVFDRPREETFRREIYSEYKAHRDAMPDELAPQIPYIRQILQALNIPALEAPGFEADDVIATLGRRHAADGLQVTVVTGDKDLMQIVGDRIELLDTMKDTRSGAQQVFERFGVPPELVADVLGLAGDTSDNIPGVPGVGEKTASELVQRFGSLEGVLKWTSLVNGKKRRSNLETYAEQARLSKTLATLRDDVPLEISLADLQRRKPNLAELIPLLRELEFEALEIAFTPPPPNVVEIYSDGSGRDSGPGGYGVILRYGEHEKELSGFEPAATSQRMELLAAIRGLEALNKPQKVRVFSDSQYLVRGMSQWMHGWIRDDRLETPGALANQDLWQQLLALSKQHEVSWEWVRGHAGHPFNERCDKLAKQAVEEGLQKTAEVSQPEAMATEELPRPVQPKPAKRAAAPTREDTEFDVEEDGQLRLC
- a CDS encoding GNAT family N-acetyltransferase, which translates into the protein MKIRKLTEENRAKVYALLRRAFPRSTYEADLVEAFHKNATPIHEWVCIHTNKVIAYIAFSHAYHGNEICGLHLAPMAVAPEFQKQGVGSELLKFALRQAAIKSQPLFVLGEPRFYKRFGFEPCSTPICPFDKNNAHFLSLHDTTAEKFMIGYEAEFKTTGKPSKAGGKKRR
- a CDS encoding ammonia-forming cytochrome c nitrite reductase subunit c552; amino-acid sequence: MESQKDKTKFQIVVISVAVIAAVAAVLIAGLLMNIFERKAEALKPYVRLVEVDEDTTDPAEWGKNWPKQYDAYLRTAEATRTRFGGHGGSEALPEEKIERDPWLKRMFLGYAFSIDYRDRRGHAYMLEDQETTKRQTKPQSGSCIHCHASVMPLYRKLGDGDADKGFEKTFAMSYQETNKMLHDMGHAHSVSCVDCHSPESMQLRVTRPGFIRGIQSLAEGDAPVPHLPSIERWRTGDRKEKYDPNKDASRNELRGFVCGQCHVEYYCANKMPLTFPWGNGLKMEDLEKTWDETKFADGGRFFDYKHKESGAEILKAQHPEYELWSQGIHARSGVTCADCHMPYMRDGATKISDHWVRSPLLNVNRSCQTCHHFPEEELKERVDAIQERNFNLLQRAGQALMGQLDAIAQAKKAGATEEQLQPSLELQRKAQWRIDYIAAENSMGFHAPQEAARILGEAVDYARQGEIAALKFTKAPR
- the nrfH gene encoding cytochrome c nitrite reductase small subunit, which translates into the protein MAVFKTKFHRWLGVATALLGALAGLGAYTFMYAEGLSYFSTDPTACANCHIMKSHYDSWQKASHHGAATCVDCHLPVDFFAKYMAKASNGYHHSKGFTFQDFHEPILIKEGNSHILQENCLRCHGDIVSEMLAGATSDKDAVRCVKCHADVGHGETVGLGGAMTPEEFMTTGVRKEP
- a CDS encoding hexameric tyrosine-coordinated heme protein; this translates as MMKEKPPLSLITKTPEEGFQLAVSLARKGVKTTQPDKEVLFMLREVYSRDADSLIACSQVIAIHFQTVAAANNYWRE
- a CDS encoding cupin domain-containing protein, producing the protein MEIVEAKTADLTANPHQVNASKLHDSEHAQIIHIVLEPGESLKKHITPVDVIFYVLEGQGIVEIGEEKQQVGPDTLINSPAKIPHCWYNESSAVLRFLVVKVPRPTEATKLL